A DNA window from Haliovirga abyssi contains the following coding sequences:
- a CDS encoding PHP domain-containing protein → MIDLHIHTTCSDGTYTPEEVVELCKEKNIEVMAITDHDTVEGLKEGRKKAEELGITFINGIEFSTDYYGKEVHILGYFLNIEDEAFLKEIKLLGEEREKRTELMLEKLKRYGINITMEDVLEEVKGNLISRTHIAGAMYKKGYIRSRKEAFINYIGSGKGAYIPKENLSPARAVKLIKDNGGLAFVAHPKLISLGEKRTLELLDILQEVGLDGLEIYYPSFSSIDIAYYSRIAKERGLIASGGSDFHGGNRIEISIGVSNVKNDIYEAMLERLESQKNEKVRRNNEKVNKIFKK, encoded by the coding sequence ATGATTGATTTACATATTCATACTACATGTTCTGATGGAACTTATACTCCAGAGGAAGTTGTAGAATTATGCAAAGAAAAAAACATAGAGGTTATGGCAATAACGGACCATGACACAGTAGAAGGGTTAAAAGAAGGGAGAAAAAAAGCTGAAGAGTTAGGGATAACATTTATAAATGGAATAGAATTTTCAACAGATTATTATGGAAAAGAAGTTCATATACTAGGGTATTTTTTAAATATTGAAGATGAGGCTTTTTTAAAAGAAATAAAATTATTAGGAGAAGAAAGAGAAAAAAGAACAGAATTAATGTTAGAAAAATTAAAAAGATATGGAATAAATATAACAATGGAAGATGTACTAGAAGAAGTAAAAGGAAATCTTATAAGCAGAACTCATATAGCAGGAGCAATGTATAAAAAAGGTTATATAAGAAGTAGAAAAGAGGCTTTTATTAATTATATAGGAAGTGGAAAAGGAGCTTATATTCCAAAAGAAAATTTATCCCCAGCAAGAGCAGTAAAGTTAATAAAAGATAATGGTGGATTAGCATTTGTAGCACATCCCAAATTAATATCATTAGGAGAAAAAAGAACCTTGGAATTATTAGATATATTGCAAGAAGTGGGGCTAGATGGATTAGAAATATATTATCCAAGTTTTTCATCTATAGATATTGCATATTATAGTAGAATAGCAAAAGAGAGAGGGTTAATTGCCAGCGGAGGCTCTGATTTTCATGGAGGGAATAGAATTGAAATTTCTATTGGAGTATCTAATGTAAAGAATGATATTTATGAAGCAATGCTAGAGAGACTAGAAAGTCAAAAAAATGAAAAAGTGAGGAGAAATAATGAAAAAGTTAACAAAATTTTTAAAAAATAA
- a CDS encoding DUF502 domain-containing protein — protein sequence MKKLTKFLKNNIISGFLVFLPIGIIIFVFKFAYNSIYNLVLPLATTISKTSKIQTSFSVIITITLILAVCLIIGIIVQTSIGEIFRERIENRILKKIPGYNVVNETIKQIFQGEETPFSKVALADVYSKGAYSTCFITDETDNMVTVFVPAALNPTSGNIFHLPKDRVTILDVSIDDAMRSIIGCGIGSDKLIKEFEKNKIEYKERI from the coding sequence ATGAAAAAGTTAACAAAATTTTTAAAAAATAATATTATAAGTGGATTTTTAGTGTTTTTACCAATAGGAATAATAATATTTGTTTTTAAATTTGCATATAATTCAATATATAATTTAGTATTACCATTGGCAACAACTATTTCAAAAACTTCAAAAATACAGACAAGTTTTTCGGTTATTATAACAATAACATTAATATTAGCAGTTTGTTTAATAATAGGTATAATAGTTCAGACAAGTATAGGAGAAATTTTTAGAGAAAGAATAGAAAATAGAATATTAAAAAAAATACCTGGATATAATGTAGTGAATGAAACAATAAAACAGATATTTCAAGGAGAAGAAACGCCATTTTCAAAAGTAGCATTAGCAGATGTATATTCAAAAGGAGCTTATTCAACATGCTTTATAACTGATGAGACAGACAATATGGTAACAGTATTTGTACCAGCAGCATTAAATCCAACATCAGGGAATATATTTCATTTGCCAAAAGATAGAGTTACAATTTTGGATGTATCAATAGATGATGCAATGAGGTCAATAATAGGATGTGGAATAGGTTCTGATAAATTAATAAAAGAGTTTGAAAAAAATAAAATTGAATACAAGGAGAGAATATAG
- a CDS encoding O-antigen ligase family protein — MKKNKSDIIKAADEKKENTQSIIKLLPILIILAIVPLIVFLKVVKLTGARHDFWTGEPRNWDFFSYYKVIWIYVLTVISLGSSYFVKRIKKSNFYIPLLAYGILISLSSMVSKYKIISLYGFVDRYEGAFVLICYLFLTFITFNLIKNKFDIKLIFFALGIGAFIMSLIGIFQFFGMDIFRTYQGKLWILPPDWEKLADSLKFTFAPGTIYATLYNTNYVGSYMSMLFLLSIIAVIYTKNKVKLSIIIIFNLLMYSNWIGCRSRAGMVGGTAGLILLIIIFRKKLLKKWMLILGLVVSYIVIALLMNLYTIKAEYSSGPLLAKIASLGSAAKQVVEGSNVALKDIVMKKNRIEIRTKKETFIMEIDKEKIKFYDTINNVLEYKIIKDENKDKVIIFKNEKYSKYKVKLSENNIFTLYFNGMKLNFIYMKNGFKLINSKGKLDTFHNIDRIKFFDGKEKAGSMRFYIWSRSIPLLKKTLFLGFGPDTFAIYFPQNDYIGKLKAFGTIYEVVDKPHDMYLQIAINTGVLSLIAFLVLVIGYIYQSLNIYLKRNLNEFEIISGGAIAVAIFAYLVTATFNDSLVSVAPVFWVLLGAGLGINRLNEEKKQKLEDE; from the coding sequence ATGAAAAAGAATAAGAGTGATATTATTAAAGCAGCTGATGAAAAGAAAGAAAATACTCAAAGTATTATAAAATTATTACCAATATTAATTATATTAGCAATAGTTCCGTTAATAGTATTTTTGAAAGTAGTTAAATTAACAGGTGCAAGGCATGACTTTTGGACAGGAGAACCAAGAAATTGGGATTTCTTTTCATATTATAAAGTTATATGGATATATGTATTAACGGTTATATCTCTTGGTTCAAGTTATTTTGTAAAAAGAATAAAAAAATCTAATTTCTACATACCTTTATTGGCATATGGAATATTAATAAGCCTTTCTTCTATGGTTTCTAAATACAAAATTATATCTCTTTATGGATTTGTAGATAGATATGAAGGAGCATTTGTATTAATATGTTATCTTTTTTTAACATTTATAACTTTTAATTTGATAAAAAATAAATTTGATATAAAATTGATATTTTTTGCTTTAGGAATTGGTGCATTTATAATGTCTCTTATTGGAATATTTCAATTTTTTGGAATGGATATATTTAGAACGTATCAAGGCAAATTATGGATATTACCTCCTGACTGGGAGAAGTTGGCGGATAGTTTAAAATTTACTTTTGCCCCAGGCACAATTTATGCAACTCTTTATAATACAAATTATGTTGGAAGTTATATGTCAATGCTATTTTTATTAAGTATAATTGCAGTAATATATACTAAAAATAAAGTTAAACTAAGTATAATAATAATATTTAATCTGCTTATGTACTCAAATTGGATAGGATGTCGTTCAAGAGCTGGAATGGTTGGAGGAACTGCAGGATTAATATTGTTAATTATAATTTTTAGAAAAAAACTTTTAAAAAAATGGATGTTGATTTTAGGATTAGTAGTTTCATATATAGTTATAGCACTTTTAATGAATTTATATACAATAAAAGCAGAGTATAGTTCTGGACCGTTATTAGCAAAAATAGCCTCATTAGGAAGTGCAGCAAAACAAGTAGTAGAAGGAAGTAATGTTGCTCTTAAAGATATAGTTATGAAGAAAAATAGGATAGAAATAAGAACTAAAAAAGAAACGTTTATAATGGAAATAGATAAAGAGAAAATTAAATTTTATGATACTATTAATAATGTTTTGGAGTATAAAATTATAAAAGATGAAAATAAAGATAAAGTTATAATTTTTAAAAATGAAAAATATAGTAAATATAAAGTTAAATTATCAGAAAATAATATATTTACTCTATATTTTAATGGTATGAAATTAAATTTTATTTATATGAAAAATGGATTTAAATTAATTAATTCAAAAGGTAAATTGGATACTTTTCACAATATAGATAGAATAAAGTTTTTTGATGGAAAAGAAAAAGCTGGGAGTATGAGATTTTATATTTGGTCAAGAAGTATACCACTTCTTAAAAAAACTCTGTTTTTAGGATTTGGACCTGATACATTTGCAATATATTTTCCTCAAAATGATTATATAGGAAAATTAAAAGCATTTGGAACAATTTATGAAGTAGTGGATAAACCGCATGATATGTATTTGCAAATAGCAATAAATACAGGAGTTTTATCATTGATAGCATTTTTAGTTTTAGTAATAGGATATATATATCAGAGCTTAAATATATATTTAAAGAGAAACCTAAATGAATTTGAAATTATATCTGGTGGAGCAATAGCAGTAGCAATTTTTGCATACTTAGTAACAGCAACTTTTAATGATAGTTTGGTATCAGTTGCACCGGTATTTTGGGTATTATTAGGAGCAGGATTAGGGATAAATAGATTGAATGAAGAGAAAAAACAAAAATTGGAGGATGAATAA